The following DNA comes from Quercus robur chromosome 1, dhQueRobu3.1, whole genome shotgun sequence.
TACCACTGTGGTTCCAAATTAAACTTTTCAATATATACTCTAGTTATGTAAACTCTAGTTATGTAAACTCTTTttatagctctttatcatcagatcaaaaCACTAATCGGTTTTTAGTTTAGGCAAagattgaatctcaaatttcttatttaaccattaaaaactttataagTTAAGCTAACTAGAGCCCATTTCTTCTAgagctaaaatgaaaaaagaaaaataatttcacaacaactCTTTGCCCCTAAGGCTTAGATTAATGAGCTTCTAAATATAGAATTGCGaacctttttttcttatatacagAATTTCGAACTTAATGGATGCACTAATGGATGAGGGCCTGAGGGGTCATCTGGGCAATTATTGAATATCGATAAAACGTTTATCAAATATTCAGGAAAGAGATTGAGGATACAGCACGATTCTATTTGATCTTTGTCAACACAGGACTCGAAGAAAAGTTTTGTACTTCttgttttagaaaaaattgcaaGGGCGCATTAGTGGTTTACTAATATAACCAGAATCAATGTTCTCCTTTTCTAAAACAACTATGGTCTAGGGGCTTGCTCATGTCGTCTGTTCCTAGGACTCCATTTTTTTAGCTAGTTCTGGGTTATAATGTTATATATTGTGCGGAGAAACTGGCTAATACCTACATGCATGAAGAATAACATATACCTCTACTCCTCTTTTGTTGTGGAATAAAAACGTCTTAAATGATATAGTATCTTTAATCATCTTGAAATATTAGtaagattacattttcttcctcTACCGtccatgtttaaaaaaatttcaagatggaTCAAGTGCAACTTAAATCCaatccatacatatatataactATGTCATTTTGAATTAGTTATGGATCAATTACAACTTAAATTCAACTCACATATATATAgtgtctaaattttttttaaggatttaaaaaaaggaaaattcttaATTTACATTGTACGTTACATTGATATTACAATGTAAACCTATTATTAcccatttagaaaaaaaaaaaaaaaatgccgtAATATagcaaattatatatatattttaatgaataagCAAAACAGTCAAAAACTATCCATTACAAAAAAGTAAGTAAAACAGAAGCTATGAATATATATTTCAGAATTTGGTAGACGGTTAAATTTGATTCATAGACTAAGTCGAATTGATCCGTTGTAAGGTTAAAACTGTTTTCATATGACCCTTTCCTGTTCTGATCTATGTTCGTAGGTTTAAAACTGAAGATATTTGTTATTTTCTGAATGTTTTCTCAAGCTTTTCAACAAAAACCTTCTTGATTGAGCTTCAACCACAAACAAATTTTCCTATATCTAAGGTTCAAcatatttttctcttatattaaCAAGcttttgaacaaaaactctgTATCCTAATCCATTCCTGTCTTTAAATATTTAGAAACACAACATCTGCAATCCAATTAATGCAAACACAAAACTCTCATTTCTCTGACAACATACTCTTCTAGCCATCTTTGCTTTCGTAACAGAGTGACTAAATTTTACGCTGAccatctttgttaattcaatttACAATACTATAGAACCAATAATGACGGGGCCAGCATTGAGTAGCAGTGGGCTATTCCAATTTTTGGTGCAAGTGATAAAAGGACGATGGTTCACTGTGTTCGCCTCCTTGTTTATTATGGCAGGGGGTGGTGCAACTTACATATTTAGAAACTATTCACAAGCAATTGTAGATGCTCTTGGATATGACGAGGCAGATATCAATACGATGAGCTTTTACAAGGACGTTGGTGCACATGTGGCCATCGTGGCAGGCCTAATTGGTGAGGTAATACCATCATGGCTCATGCTTTTCATTGGTGCAGTCATGAACTTTGGAGGCTACTTCATGATATGGTTGGCAGTCAAAGGCAAAATCGCCAAGCCACACATTTGGCAAATGTGCCTCTTCATTGCAATAGGAACTGATTCTCAGAATTTCACAAATACAGCAGCTGTTGTCACTTGTGTCAAGAACTTCCCCGAAAGCCGAGGGGTTGTGATTGGTCTTCTAAAGGGTCTCGTTGGACTTAGCGGAGCTATTTTGACACAACTTCACCTTGGAATCTATGGAAATGATTTGGATTCCCTTATTTTACTCATTGGATGGGCGCCAGCGATGGTAGCATTGTTGTTTATGTTCACAATTCGGTTGATGAAGACTGAAAGGCAACGATACGAGCTGAGAgtgtttttgcatttcttttatatGACAATCTTACTTGCAATCTTTCTCATGGTCGTGACATTACTTAGGAAATACATTGATTTCCCTGAAGCATTCAACGTTGAAAGTGCTATAATGGTTACTGCCTTGCTCGTACTCCCTATCTATATTGTCATTAGAGAAGAGGCACTCTCATGGAAGCTCAAGAGAAGGCAATTGAATAATCTTCCTACCGAGGTAATCATTGACGAACCACAAGCTTTGCCAGAACATTCATCTAGTAATAACAACCATGAGCAAGGAAACAATGAGAAATTTTCATCTTGTTTTGCAAACATTTTCAACAAGCCAGAAAGAGGAGAAGACTACACAATTCTGCAAGCAATCCTAAGTGTTGACatgttatatatattcattatgTCACTATGTGGACTCGGGACATGCTTAACAGTCATAGACAATTTCAGGGCCATTGGTGAGGCTAAGAAATTACAATCCCGGACCATAAGTTCTATCATAACCCTTATAAGCATATGGAATTACTTTGGGAGGGTCTATGCTGGTTTTGTCTCAGAGCttttattactaaaatataaatttcctCGAACCAACATGATGGCTTTTTCACTCTTCATCTCATGCATTGGAACCCTCCTCATTGCCTTTCCAATAATCCCTGGTTCATACTATATGTCATCACTGCTCGTTGGGTTTTCATATGGTGCACAAGTCACATTGCTTTTCACAATCATTTCCGAGCTCTTTGGCCTTAAGTACTACTCCACTCTATTCAATTGTGCACAATTGGTAAGCCCACTTGGGGGATTCTTACTAAATTCAATGCTCGTTAAATCCTTCTACAAAAGAGAGGCATTGAAGGATGCTGTACTTGGACCTGATGGGACTTATCCAAAAGAGCCGACCTGCATCGGTGACCATTGTTTCAGGTTATCCTTCTCAATTTTGGCTTGTGTCACATTCGTAGGAATTCTTTCTTCCCTAATTTTGACATGGAGGACAAAAGATTTTTACAAAGGTGACATATATAAGAAGTATAAAGTTGACAAAAGCAAAAATAGCCCAGTTGACAGTGTCAAGAATTATAATGGAGAAACATATGTGAAGTTTAATGAGACCAACAAGGCCACACCAGGGACATAGATGGCTCAACAGTCACACACCCTTAGTGGACGATAATGTATAGAACTCTCACAGAACTTGGAGGAATggaatgagaaaaaagaaaactgcTCAAGAGAATAATAGGCAATTTGGGTTGGGTCCATTGGCATTATCATTTGATTagcaattttaattttcaaaatgtaCCGAgtcctctcttttttcttttttttttagcaaggattgtttaagttttgggtttgtgaatagcaatcatttttaaataaatttacaaaatctTTATTACTACTCAGTGATAGTTTACATGCTTATTTAAAGTCCATTGTCCCCCAAAAGCAAATTCCATTATAAACATGTGTTAGCTGAGCTCCCTGATCAACATATTTGAAATGCACTAAGGTGGATTAATGTAATACCTGATGATTGAATTATCACTTAATTAAATTAGTGGGAGtcatggaaaaaaatttagaagagcATATCATATTCtagataattttaaatataaaatttataataatatatttatacaatTGTCATAGGTGTGCTCCATAAATCATAGTCAAATATTAGAGTTTTGGTATGAGATGAGATAAGTCCTAAAAGTTGGAACTTTTGGAGACAACGACAGCATCCAATTCtgaaacagtaaaaaaaataatgaataaataaataaagctaaatTGAGACTGGTGCAGGATTCAACTGAACTGTTCCATATGGGAATGTTGTTATTTGACATTCTAGATTTTTATGCAATCCAAGTATCCAACTCGTTTTGCTAGGGCAATTTGTACAGCTCCAACAACACCcaattgtttttgttgattGTTGGTTTTCCCCTCATATTGCAATATGTTAGTGTACAATTCATTTAAAGTAATAGCCTTTAAATTTCTTTAGAAGTTGAGTTGGCTTACGGAGACTGAGTGAGTAAACTGGTAAAGTGATAAAATTCAAACCACAAATAGACACTATTAAAATGAGCCTAATCACATGTAAGTTTACCGTAATCTCTCCCTTCtaactataaaattatcaacaacaaaaaaaaaaattcatttgttaATACAATTTTTGTTGAGTACTatgaaaattacttttaaatataataggggcataaaaatcatttacataaattataatttcttttgcttcattttttatacaaaccaaacaaagaaatattatattctttttttttctatttttctattccGGCTAAACAAAGATATggtaaaacaacaaaacaaaaacaaaaagcacttTCTTTCTTCCCATTATTCTAccctatattttatatttctcacATTTTCATCCTCTCAACCAAATATGTCCCAAATTAGACATGTAAACCTCGCAAATACATTGTCAACTCACTCATATTCCTTCCACTTTGTTGTGAAATAGCGGAAACTCTAATATTAATTTCTATGATTTGGGGCTAACAGAAGCGCATTTATAcgaacaataaaataaaacatctaCACAAAACAACAATATTTATAACTTGATTTGGCCAACTTCATGTCTATGTCAAAATCTCACAACCAAAGTCCACCATCAATGACATGGATTTCAGCTACAATTAATCAAATCTCATAACACTCACAAACCCAAAGCCCCAACACACTCACATAACAACAAACTCTAAACACAACCATAGATATTTTTCAACCCCaaaaatctaccaaattacTCTTTGAAGAAACCCACTTCAT
Coding sequences within:
- the LOC126719462 gene encoding protein NUCLEAR FUSION DEFECTIVE 4-like; amino-acid sequence: MTGPALSSSGLFQFLVQVIKGRWFTVFASLFIMAGGGATYIFRNYSQAIVDALGYDEADINTMSFYKDVGAHVAIVAGLIGEVIPSWLMLFIGAVMNFGGYFMIWLAVKGKIAKPHIWQMCLFIAIGTDSQNFTNTAAVVTCVKNFPESRGVVIGLLKGLVGLSGAILTQLHLGIYGNDLDSLILLIGWAPAMVALLFMFTIRLMKTERQRYELRVFLHFFYMTILLAIFLMVVTLLRKYIDFPEAFNVESAIMVTALLVLPIYIVIREEALSWKLKRRQLNNLPTEVIIDEPQALPEHSSSNNNHEQGNNEKFSSCFANIFNKPERGEDYTILQAILSVDMLYIFIMSLCGLGTCLTVIDNFRAIGEAKKLQSRTISSIITLISIWNYFGRVYAGFVSELLLLKYKFPRTNMMAFSLFISCIGTLLIAFPIIPGSYYMSSLLVGFSYGAQVTLLFTIISELFGLKYYSTLFNCAQLVSPLGGFLLNSMLVKSFYKREALKDAVLGPDGTYPKEPTCIGDHCFRLSFSILACVTFVGILSSLILTWRTKDFYKGDIYKKYKVDKSKNSPVDSVKNYNGETYVKFNETNKATPGT